ttaataattatttttaaaaatttattttttaatttttgtttatattttatttattattttttaatagtctATATCTAAAATATGAGTTGTATAGTAGaagttgttaaaattttttaatttaacctCTATAATTTCTGCAgagaaattatattttaatgaGTAATAATGTGATTGAAGGATGTTAGgaatttgatttggaaaaaactaaaaattgattttgaaaagaacaTTAATGATTCTAAACATGTAGAAAAAAATGGATGATAAGAATAGtgaatgataaaaaatatatgtcaATTATTTAtcaagagaataaaaaattttatataatatttttatattgtaattattttttgacTACTTAATATCACCGTACGGATCAccatatataatattacatgtatttatttatatcttCTGTCATTGTGTTGTTACAGGTAACACTTTCTCTTTTGTAAAAATACACATTAATCTTTCTTCAGATTTAATTTAAACTATATATGACATTCCATACCTTTATTTTTGTGACATTAACTTCCACTACAAATATGTAGTATCAAAGATGACAaatcaataatattatatgtattaattttgatatatggTTAAAGTAAAACAATTTTACACATGTATTCAGTAATCTAAtcatatttaacaaaaataattacttcaaatataattaaacatctgtataaaattttatacattttgtgacattaaaattaaatttttgatcGTAATTATAATTATAAGTAAAGAACCAAATCCAAATAGATTTGAACTCCCTTTGGAAACATAAGGAGTTGGTACATTCAAAACAGGGCTAATCCTAATACTACCACCATGGCCATAAATCTTACCTGAAGCTGCAGATTTTTGCACAGGAAAGAGGTAGTTTAAGCTAGAACATGACCAAgaatctgatgatgatgaggatttGTTGTTGAGTGAGCTCATTCTCTTTTGATTATTCTTCACAGAACCGGTTGAATTGCTTCTTGACAAAAGAGGCAAAGAACAAATCAAGCTTTTCTTTGTTTCACAGTTTAGACTCTTGCTTCTACTGAATCCctagaatgatgatgatgaagaacaatgagggtgcttctttttcttgttcttcttctcttcattttcttcaCAACAACTCAACTCTAAGAGTTCTTTAATAATGGTTTCTTTCTTCATTTGATCATTACTTGTatgaaaagaagaagatggtctTGGAGGAAGAAGCTTTGTATGATGTTGAAGGTTGATCATGTGTTTTCTAGCAGCATTGTTTGTGGCGGTTTTTCTCTCTTGAATCTGAATTGGAAGGATCACACCATTTGAGAAGAGTTCATCAGCAGAAGATGATTCAAACTCAAAGATGTTGTTGCTTGTTGTAATGAACTCAAATTCAGAATTtgagtcatcatcatcatcatcattgttaAGCAACATTGTTGTTGTGTTCTTGCAAGGAACTTCTTGTGAATTTTGTTTCATAGGTAAAACATGTAGTTGAGCAACATCATCGTTTGACAATGATAAACGGGGAGGACTGTTCTGAGCACATAATTGGTAATAActtagaaaaagata
The genomic region above belongs to Arachis stenosperma cultivar V10309 chromosome 5, arast.V10309.gnm1.PFL2, whole genome shotgun sequence and contains:
- the LOC130981377 gene encoding uncharacterized protein LOC130981377, with the translated sequence MTTIIFCYYQLCAQNSPPRLSLSNDDVAQLHVLPMKQNSQEVPCKNTTTMLLNNDDDDDDSNSEFEFITTSNNIFEFESSSADELFSNGVILPIQIQERKTATNNAARKHMINLQHHTKLLPPRPSSSFHTSNDQMKKETIIKELLELSCCEENEEKKNGFSRSKSLNCETKKSLICSLPLLSRSNSTGSVKNNQKRMSSLNNKSSSSSDSWSCSSLNYLFPVQKSAASGKIYGHGGSIRISPVLNVPTPYVSKGSSNLFGFDY